From Bradyrhizobium symbiodeficiens, the proteins below share one genomic window:
- a CDS encoding c-type cytochrome — protein sequence MRTILAGSALVGLALCSAVAGVARAAEPSPELIAYGKTLVEAGDCAGCHTADPAKPFAGGKRIATPFGAIYAPNLTPDRDTGIGAWLDADFVRAMRTGIAPDGSNYYPAFPYPYFTKMTKDDTLAIRAYLGTLAPVISRNKPPELRWPFGYRGLMRVWNAMYFKPGLFEPDQSKSAAWNRGGYLVTGLGHCGACHTPKNYFGADKSAQALSGNKVAGWFAPRLDGAARTGLKSWSEEDITEYLQSGRNGKSHAGGPMAEVIVNSTSKMSDADVRAIAVYLKSLPPARRETIVTPPDETEMRAGQAVYAKLCVACHEADGSGSPRIYPPLPGNALLQSVNPSSTLRIILDGAHTVTTPRAPNTGEMPPYARQLSNEEIAAVTNYIRNSWGNAAPLVTPAQVAKARKGEANGQ from the coding sequence ATGCGGACGATTCTGGCAGGCTCCGCTCTTGTCGGTCTGGCGTTGTGCAGTGCGGTTGCAGGCGTGGCCCGCGCCGCCGAGCCCTCGCCGGAGCTGATCGCTTACGGCAAGACGCTGGTCGAGGCCGGCGACTGCGCGGGCTGCCACACCGCCGATCCGGCAAAACCGTTCGCGGGGGGCAAGCGTATCGCCACGCCCTTCGGCGCGATCTATGCGCCGAACCTGACCCCGGACCGCGACACCGGGATCGGCGCCTGGCTGGATGCCGATTTCGTGCGCGCGATGCGCACCGGTATCGCGCCCGACGGCTCGAACTATTACCCGGCGTTTCCTTATCCCTATTTCACCAAGATGACGAAGGACGACACGCTGGCGATCCGCGCCTATCTCGGCACACTTGCGCCCGTCATCAGCCGCAACAAGCCGCCGGAGCTGCGCTGGCCGTTCGGCTATCGCGGGCTGATGCGGGTCTGGAACGCGATGTATTTCAAGCCCGGCCTGTTCGAGCCGGACCAGAGCAAGAGCGCGGCCTGGAACAGAGGCGGCTATCTCGTCACCGGGCTCGGTCATTGCGGCGCCTGCCACACGCCGAAGAACTATTTCGGCGCCGACAAGAGCGCGCAGGCACTGTCAGGCAATAAGGTCGCGGGCTGGTTTGCTCCCCGACTCGATGGCGCTGCGCGCACGGGATTGAAATCGTGGAGCGAGGAGGACATCACCGAGTATCTGCAGAGCGGGCGCAATGGGAAGAGCCATGCCGGCGGGCCGATGGCCGAAGTGATCGTCAATTCAACGTCGAAGATGAGCGATGCCGATGTGCGCGCGATCGCGGTGTACCTGAAAAGCCTGCCGCCGGCGCGGCGCGAGACCATCGTGACGCCGCCTGACGAGACCGAAATGAGGGCCGGCCAGGCGGTCTACGCAAAGCTCTGCGTCGCCTGCCACGAAGCCGACGGCTCGGGCAGCCCGCGGATCTATCCGCCGCTGCCCGGAAATGCGCTGCTGCAATCGGTCAATCCGTCCTCCACCTTGCGCATCATCCTCGACGGCGCCCACACCGTGACGACCCCGCGCGCGCCCAACACCGGCGAGATGCCGCCCTACGCCAGGCAATTGTCCAATGAGGAAATCGCGGCGGTGACGAACTACATCCGCAATTCCTGGGGCAACGCGGCGCCGCTGGTGACGCCGGCGCAGGTGGCGAAGGCGCGCAAGGGAGAGGCGAATGGGCAGTAG
- a CDS encoding trimeric intracellular cation channel family protein: MWSLPPTDSVLHLLALVAITAEGMTAALAAGRRSMDYVGVCLLACVTALGGGTLRDLFLGHYPLVWVANPIYLVLPGGAALLTILIARLVHRLHLAFIVLDAIGLVVFTMIGCNVGWQMDASLPIVIVSGMVTGCAGGVLRDVLCNDVPLLFRSELYASVSVVTGLFYATAFGLNLNAELWTILTFVLGLSFRLLAVRYKWEMPKFVFTGDEER, encoded by the coding sequence ATGTGGAGCCTGCCGCCGACGGATAGCGTCCTGCATCTTCTGGCGCTCGTCGCCATCACGGCAGAGGGGATGACGGCGGCACTGGCTGCCGGCCGGCGCAGCATGGACTATGTCGGCGTTTGTCTTCTCGCCTGCGTGACCGCACTCGGCGGCGGCACGCTACGCGACCTGTTTCTCGGTCACTATCCGCTGGTGTGGGTGGCCAACCCGATCTACCTCGTGCTGCCGGGTGGCGCGGCGCTGCTGACGATCCTGATCGCACGGCTGGTGCATCGGTTGCACCTCGCGTTCATCGTGCTCGATGCCATCGGTCTCGTCGTCTTCACCATGATCGGCTGCAACGTCGGCTGGCAGATGGATGCCTCGCTGCCGATCGTGATCGTGTCGGGCATGGTGACGGGCTGCGCCGGCGGCGTGCTGCGCGACGTGCTCTGCAACGACGTGCCGCTGCTGTTTCGATCCGAACTCTACGCCAGCGTCTCGGTGGTGACGGGACTGTTCTACGCCACCGCCTTCGGCCTCAACCTCAATGCCGAGCTCTGGACGATCCTGACCTTCGTGCTCGGTCTCAGCTTCCGCCTGCTCGCGGTGCGCTACAAATGGGAGATGCCGAAATTCGTCTTCACGGGAGATGAGGAGCGGTGA
- a CDS encoding isocitrate lyase/PEP mutase family protein, whose product MHVTTADKRASFRKMHESGCFILPNPVDIGSAKALQHLGFKALASSSAGFAWTIGKADNHVSVEDVCQHLAALSSAVDIPINADFEGGFAVEPDRVADNVERCVRTGVAGLSIEDSTGDKQNPIYERALAAERIKASRKAIGDSGVLLVGRCEAFLWGVTDLKLVIDRLTAYADAGADCLYAPGLKTRDDIAAVVKAVAPKPFNLLIGASGLSLQEAEDLGVRRISVGGSLARAAWGGFMRAAKEMAEKGTFTELGSGYPGGELNKMFS is encoded by the coding sequence ATGCACGTCACGACCGCGGACAAGCGCGCGAGCTTCAGGAAGATGCACGAGAGCGGGTGCTTCATCCTGCCCAATCCGGTCGATATCGGCAGCGCCAAGGCGTTGCAGCATCTCGGTTTCAAGGCGCTCGCCTCATCGAGCGCGGGCTTTGCCTGGACCATCGGCAAAGCCGACAACCACGTCAGCGTCGAGGATGTCTGTCAGCATCTGGCAGCATTGAGCTCGGCGGTCGACATCCCCATCAACGCCGATTTCGAGGGCGGCTTTGCGGTCGAGCCTGACAGGGTCGCCGACAATGTAGAGCGCTGCGTGCGCACCGGCGTCGCAGGCCTGTCGATCGAGGATTCCACCGGCGACAAACAGAATCCGATCTATGAGCGCGCGCTCGCGGCCGAGCGCATCAAGGCCTCGCGCAAGGCGATCGGCGACAGCGGCGTGCTGCTGGTCGGCCGCTGCGAAGCCTTTTTGTGGGGCGTGACTGACTTGAAGCTCGTCATCGACCGGCTCACCGCTTACGCGGACGCCGGCGCTGATTGCCTCTACGCGCCGGGCCTGAAGACCCGCGATGACATCGCAGCCGTGGTGAAGGCTGTCGCACCAAAACCGTTCAACCTCCTGATCGGCGCCTCCGGCCTGTCGTTGCAGGAAGCCGAGGATCTCGGCGTGCGCCGGATCAGCGTCGGCGGCTCGCTCGCCCGCGCCGCCTGGGGCGGCTTCATGCGCGCGGCCAAGGAGATGGCGGAGAAGGGGACGTTCACCGAGCTCGGCAGCGGCTATCCCGGCGGCGAGCTCAACAAGATGTTCAGCTAG
- a CDS encoding antibiotic biosynthesis monooxygenase family protein, protein MIAVIFEVWPKPEHRQDYFDLAADLKPILQSIDGFISVERFESLTDKGKILSVSFWRDEAAVQAWRNTMEHRRTQAKGRAQIFADYHLRIASVVRDYGMNDREQAPKDSRAVHDAH, encoded by the coding sequence ATGATCGCCGTGATCTTCGAGGTCTGGCCGAAGCCGGAACACCGCCAGGACTATTTCGACCTCGCAGCCGATTTGAAGCCGATCCTGCAAAGCATCGACGGCTTCATCTCGGTCGAGCGTTTCGAGAGCCTGACCGACAAGGGCAAGATCCTGTCGGTGTCGTTCTGGCGCGACGAGGCCGCCGTGCAGGCCTGGCGCAACACGATGGAGCACCGTCGCACGCAGGCGAAGGGCAGGGCGCAGATCTTCGCCGACTACCATCTGCGCATCGCCAGCGTGGTCAGGGACTACGGCATGAATGATCGCGAGCAGGCGCCGAAGGACAGCCGGGCGGTGCACGACGCGCACTAG
- a CDS encoding NIPSNAP family protein, producing the protein MSVTVFIRYQIDPFKRAQFEDYSKRWLTIIPKCGGDLIGYFMPHEGTNNIASALISFESLAAYEAYRARLRQDAEGMANFHFAEEHKFILAEERTFLRKVVL; encoded by the coding sequence ATGTCCGTCACCGTCTTCATCCGCTATCAGATCGACCCGTTCAAGCGCGCGCAGTTCGAGGACTATTCGAAGCGCTGGCTCACCATCATCCCGAAATGCGGCGGCGACCTGATCGGCTATTTCATGCCGCACGAGGGCACCAACAACATCGCCTCCGCGCTGATCAGCTTCGAGAGTCTGGCCGCCTATGAAGCCTATCGCGCCCGGCTGCGGCAGGACGCGGAGGGCATGGCGAATTTCCATTTCGCCGAGGAACACAAATTCATCCTCGCCGAAGAACGCACATTCCTGCGCAAGGTGGTATTGTAG
- a CDS encoding ArsR/SmtB family transcription factor, whose translation MKSGPDIALVASLVGDPARANMLTALMNGRALTASELAQEAGITPQTASSHLAKLEAGGLVEPEKQGRHRYYRLTDDDVASVLEGLAGLAARTGHMRVRTGPKDPALRRARICYDHLAGDLGVQMLDSLRDRNLVRQKKQDIELTTEGERFLAKHLQISPGMLTHPRRPVCKACLDWSERRHHLAGTLGAAMMQRFAELKWAARDATPGSRVVNFTRTGEKQFAALFGDDAG comes from the coding sequence ATGAAATCAGGTCCCGACATCGCCCTGGTCGCCTCGCTGGTCGGCGATCCCGCGCGCGCCAACATGCTCACCGCGCTGATGAACGGCCGCGCGCTCACGGCGAGCGAGCTGGCGCAGGAGGCCGGCATCACGCCGCAGACCGCGAGCTCGCATCTGGCCAAGCTCGAGGCGGGCGGGCTGGTCGAGCCGGAGAAGCAGGGCCGGCACCGCTACTATCGCCTCACCGACGACGATGTCGCCAGCGTGCTCGAAGGCCTCGCAGGCCTTGCCGCGCGCACCGGGCACATGCGGGTGCGTACCGGGCCGAAGGATCCGGCGCTGCGACGCGCGCGGATCTGCTACGACCATCTCGCCGGCGATCTCGGCGTGCAGATGCTGGATTCTCTGCGCGATCGAAATCTGGTCAGGCAGAAAAAGCAGGACATCGAGCTGACGACCGAAGGCGAACGCTTCCTTGCCAAGCATCTGCAGATCTCGCCCGGCATGCTCACCCATCCGCGGCGGCCCGTGTGCAAGGCCTGCCTCGACTGGAGCGAGCGGCGCCATCATCTCGCCGGCACGCTGGGGGCCGCCATGATGCAGCGCTTCGCCGAGCTGAAATGGGCGGCGCGCGACGCCACGCCCGGCAGCCGCGTCGTCAACTTCACCCGCACCGGTGAGAAGCAGTTTGCCGCGCTGTTCGGCGATGATGCTGGCTAG